One stretch of Hydrogenovibrio kuenenii DSM 12350 DNA includes these proteins:
- a CDS encoding CvfB family protein: MVKKSAKSTHIGQVNRLKVVKEVEFGLYLDGLQLGEILLPSRYVTAEAQVGEELDVFVYQDSQDRLVATTETPMASVGEVAFLKVNQVNRTGAFLDWGMPKDLLVPFAEQRVPMEEGRSYCVYVYVDNSVRIAASSKLSLFLSETNDDFKTGQEVRLMVASRSDLGYTVVINGTHLGLIHNSDLLQPLRMGQKMKGYIKGIRPDLKINVTLQKLGKAGRQDLVGQILAFLAENKGVSTLVDKSSPEDIFAQYRVSKAAYKKALSQLYKERKIIIEPNQIRLVSED, from the coding sequence ATGGTAAAAAAATCAGCTAAATCTACCCATATCGGACAGGTCAATCGACTAAAAGTTGTCAAAGAAGTTGAATTTGGCTTGTATCTTGATGGCTTACAGTTGGGTGAAATTTTATTGCCGTCTCGTTATGTGACTGCTGAAGCTCAGGTTGGTGAAGAACTGGATGTGTTTGTTTACCAAGATTCACAAGATCGTTTAGTGGCAACGACCGAAACACCGATGGCATCGGTGGGTGAAGTGGCGTTTTTAAAAGTGAACCAAGTCAATCGTACAGGAGCATTTTTAGACTGGGGGATGCCGAAAGATTTATTGGTGCCTTTTGCCGAGCAACGTGTACCGATGGAAGAGGGGCGATCTTATTGCGTTTATGTCTATGTTGATAATAGTGTACGTATTGCAGCTTCCAGTAAACTGAGTCTGTTCTTATCTGAGACGAATGATGATTTTAAAACAGGTCAGGAAGTACGTTTGATGGTGGCCAGTCGTAGTGATTTAGGCTATACCGTGGTGATTAACGGGACGCATCTTGGCTTGATACATAACTCAGATTTATTGCAACCTCTGCGTATGGGGCAAAAGATGAAGGGCTATATCAAAGGGATTCGTCCTGATTTGAAAATTAATGTCACGTTGCAAAAGCTTGGTAAGGCTGGAAGGCAGGATTTAGTCGGTCAGATTTTGGCATTTTTGGCTGAAAATAAGGGCGTATCAACCCTAGTGGATAAAAGTTCGCCAGAAGATATTTTTGCGCAATATCGTGTCAGCAAAGCCGCTTATAAAAAAGCGTTGAGTCAACTCTATAAAGAACGCAAAATCATTATTGAGCCAAACCAAATTCGTTTAGTTTCAGAAGATTAA
- the ubiB gene encoding ubiquinone biosynthesis regulatory protein kinase UbiB, with amino-acid sequence MISFIKTPFNQFKRLIKINRVLTYYRIDELLFANTKYEWLTLINGLSPWNWRRHSKASRGERIRLALEELGPIFIKFGQALSTRKDLLPEDISVELRKLQDDCPPFDEQHSIQIIESGLRRPIAEAYASFDPIPMASASIAQVHAATLMDGTEVVVKVVRPDIKPVIEQDVSIMRSLAKLVEAAIKESRRLHPTEVVAEFEKTLLDELDMMREASNAAQLRRNFEGSELLYVPEIYWSHTNDHVMTMERIYGIRISDTDKLIEAGVDLTDLSAKGVTIFFTQVFKHNFFHADMHPGNIFVLPDGRYAAIDFGIMGTLTPEDQRYLAENFLAFFNRDYLRVSELHIESEWVPRDTRVNELESAIRSVCEPIWDRPLKEISFGLFLMRLFQTARRFGMEVQPQLVLLQKTLLNIEGLGRQLDDELDLWDTAKPFLEDWMQERVGLKSLAKNVKSNLPYWIEQAPQLPGLLHQSLNKLAHADFQQTALQIHRLEQQIEAQNKAQRRRILGALLLGAGIFSGQFIGLDMLQKEWIQGGLVVLGLYFLLKK; translated from the coding sequence ATGATTTCCTTTATCAAAACACCTTTCAATCAATTTAAGCGCCTCATTAAAATCAACCGGGTTTTGACTTACTATCGCATTGATGAACTTTTGTTCGCCAACACAAAATATGAATGGCTGACACTGATAAATGGTTTATCTCCATGGAACTGGCGCCGCCACTCCAAAGCCTCCAGAGGCGAACGCATCCGACTCGCATTAGAAGAGTTAGGGCCTATCTTTATTAAATTCGGTCAAGCACTCTCAACACGTAAAGACTTACTACCAGAAGACATCTCGGTTGAATTGCGTAAACTGCAAGATGATTGCCCTCCTTTCGACGAACAACACTCTATCCAAATAATAGAATCAGGTTTAAGACGTCCTATTGCCGAAGCTTATGCCAGCTTTGATCCGATACCAATGGCTTCCGCATCTATTGCACAAGTGCATGCAGCAACCTTAATGGATGGCACCGAAGTAGTCGTGAAAGTGGTGCGTCCAGACATCAAGCCCGTTATCGAACAAGACGTTTCCATTATGCGCTCACTGGCGAAGCTAGTGGAAGCGGCCATTAAAGAATCACGTCGCCTACACCCTACGGAAGTCGTTGCTGAATTTGAAAAAACCCTGTTAGATGAATTGGATATGATGCGCGAAGCGTCGAATGCTGCGCAACTGCGTCGCAATTTTGAAGGTTCAGAACTGCTTTATGTTCCAGAGATCTATTGGTCTCACACCAATGATCACGTCATGACAATGGAACGTATCTACGGCATTCGTATTTCAGATACAGACAAGCTCATTGAAGCAGGTGTTGACCTAACCGATCTGTCTGCCAAAGGCGTGACTATTTTCTTCACTCAGGTATTCAAGCACAACTTCTTTCATGCCGATATGCATCCAGGCAATATTTTCGTGCTGCCGGATGGCCGCTATGCTGCCATCGACTTCGGTATTATGGGAACACTGACGCCGGAAGACCAACGCTACCTAGCAGAAAACTTCCTTGCATTCTTTAACCGTGATTATTTGCGTGTTTCTGAACTGCACATCGAATCTGAATGGGTACCGCGTGACACAAGAGTCAATGAATTAGAGTCGGCAATTCGCTCTGTGTGCGAACCAATTTGGGACAGACCTTTAAAAGAAATCTCTTTCGGCTTGTTCTTAATGCGACTATTCCAGACTGCGCGCCGCTTTGGTATGGAAGTACAACCGCAACTTGTTTTGCTGCAAAAAACCCTACTCAATATCGAAGGGCTTGGACGTCAATTAGACGATGAACTTGATCTTTGGGATACCGCGAAACCTTTCCTTGAAGACTGGATGCAGGAACGCGTTGGTCTAAAAAGTTTGGCGAAAAACGTCAAAAGCAATTTACCTTACTGGATTGAACAAGCACCTCAACTACCAGGTCTGTTGCATCAATCGCTTAATAAATTGGCGCACGCGGACTTTCAACAAACCGCCTTGCAAATTCACCGACTTGAACAACAAATCGAAGCACAAAATAAAGCTCAGCGCCGTCGTATTTTGGGTGCGCTATTACTCGGCGCTGGTATTTTTTCAGGGCAATTCATTGGTTTGGATATGTTACAAAAAGAATGGATACAAGGCGGGCTGGTTGTCCTAGGGTTGTATTTCTTGCTCAAGAAGTGA